The DNA segment GGACCGGACCTTGCGGATTTGGCAGAATCCCTGGGCTTCGATGCGCAGGGCGTGATTGAACCTGCTGCGGAAGTTCTCGAACGCCACGTGCGCGGTGAGCTCCACCATCTCCTCTTCGGAGAAGTGCGTCCGCAGGGTAGCGAACAGTTCGTCCGAGACATCGTGACCGCTGACGGTCATCCCGTCGGCGTACTGGAGCACCAGCCGTTCGAGCGCCGAAAACACCGGGCTGGTGGCGTAGTCGCCGAGGTGCGCGAACTTTTCTTCAGCTATTCCGGCCGCCTCGCCCGAGGCGGTGTTGATATCCACTCAGAACGGACACCCGTTGATGGTGGCGACCCGCACGTACACGAGATACCGCAGCGCAGGAGGGATGAGGGGGGCATCACGCATCGCCTGGCTCCACTCGCGATACGCGCGCTGCAGGGCGGGACGTCGGGTCCACACCTGTGTCGTGTGGAGCGGTGTGCCGTAGCGAGCGGTCTCTTGCACCAGGAGCTCGCGCATGTCGGCGGGCAGCGTAGACGCATTTGGCGGGGTGATGCGGCTCATGGGAACCCTCCCTCCGGAGCCTGTCCGCGTCACAGTTCTACAGCGCACCGCCCCCCTCCCGTCGGGGGCGTCGTCAGGTGGAAGACCGCTGATCCGACGCGGGGCTATTTGAAGATCGAGAACTCGATCTCCTTAGCCGTGATGAACTCGAGCAGCGCGGGCGTGCCCTGCCGAGTCTTGCCCACCGCGCGCTTAATCGCCGGGATGATCGCGCCCGGCTCGGTCACCCGCTCCCCGTACCCCCCCAACGCCTGCGCCAGCGCGGCGTAGTTCCCGGAGATGTCGGTGCTGCGGTATTTCTGGGTGGCCACTTTCATCACCGGCAGCTCGATCGCCATAGAAGAATTGTTGAGCAACACCGACAGGATCGGGATGCGCTCGCGCACCGCGGTCTCGAAATCCATACCGGTGAACCCGATGGCCGCGTCACCCCACACGTTGAGGCAGAGCTTCTCGGGCGATTCGAGCTTGGCCCCCATGGCCAGCCCAAGCCCGTACCCGAGCTGAGTCGTCTTGCCCCAGCCGATATACGAGAGCGGGGTCGTAGCCTGCCAGAACGGTGAGAGCTGGTCGCGCGGGCTTCCGGCATCGTGCGTGATGATGGTGTTCGCCACGTCAACCGTGTGCAACAAATCCCAGATCACTCGGTACGGCGACAACGGCGTCGCCTCCGACGTCAGCTTGGGCATCCACTGCTCCAGCCAGTCCGCGCGCACGCCGGCAATCTCCTTTGCCGTGTGCGCGGCCTCCTCCCGCCGCGCCGCGCGCACCCGATCCTTCACCGCCGCCAGCAGCGCCTCGAGCGTCAACCCGGCGTCCCCCAACAGGATGTGGTCGACCGGAATGTCCTTGTTGATGTCGGCCGGATCGAGCGTGGCGTGAATGATCACCTTGCCGGACGGCATGGCCACCCCGTAGTTGGTGGTGGCGAAGCTACACCCGATGCCGAGGATGACGTCGCTGGACTCCAGGAACAGGTGGACGGGTTTGGGGATGGAACGGCCGCCCGAACCGAGCGAGAGCGGGTGGGTCTCCGGGAACGCGCTCTTCCCCTCCAGGCTCGTGGTCACGGGAACGCCGAGCCACTCGGCGAGCTCCCGCAATGACCCCCAGGCGCGGGCGTAGTGGACCCCTTGCCCGGCGTAGAGCACCGGGCGGCGCGCCCCCACCAGCACGTCCGCGACCCGTTCGACCGCCTTGGGGTCGGGGGCGGTCCGGGAAGCGAGCGCGGGGCGGTAAACCAGGGGCTCGGGGACCTCCTCGGTCAGCACGTCCGACGGAATCTCCACGAGCGCGGGCCGGGGCCGCCCGTTCCTTACCTGGGTGAAGGCGCGGCGCATCGCGGCCGGCACCTCGCCCGGGAGCACGACCTGCTCCGCCCACTTCGTGACGTGGCGGTAGTTCAGGGCCGCGTTAAAATTCGGGGGGATGTTCGTGAGGCGGCGCGGGTAGCCCGCCGGCAGCACCACGATGGGCACCGAGTCCCCGTACGCTTGAGCGACGCCGCCGAACGAATTCTCCGCGCCCGGCCCGTGCTGCATGGCGAAGACCCCAATCCGCCTTCCCGAGGAGGTCCGACTCACCGCATCGGCCATATGGAGCCCGGTCCGCTCCTGCCGGACGATGATCGTCCGGATGTCCGCCGCGGCCGCGGCCTCGATGATGGGATTGACAGGATACCCGATCAAAAACTCAACGCCCTCGCGCTTCAGGATCTCCGCCACCGCCGCCGCTGCTTTCATCTTCCTCCGCCTCCTCCGCCTCCCGGCCCGAGCGGCTCTTCTCGCGCGGCCCGCATCCGTCCTGTCCCCACCGGGCCACCGTCCGATGGGTCACCCCTCGTGGCGTGGGGTGGCCGGCCGGGGAGACCCTCCCCCCCCACCGCGGTCTCCTCACCGCTGCAGGATGGGCCGCTGGTGATCGGGCAGCACCGCCCACACGTGGGGGGGACGCTCGACGGCGCGCGGAAGCGGCTCACCGGCCATCAGCGTGAGTGTGTTCACGAGACGGCGCGTCCCCGTGCGCCGCTGCATGGCCACGTCGTAGAACACGTACTCCCCCTCCTCAAGCCGGAACAGGGCAAGATCTGCCTGGCTGCCCGGCCGGAGCGTGCCGAGTTCCGGCCGCCGCACCGCCGCCGCCGGGCGCGAGGTCGCCCGCTCGATCACATCGTGCAGGCTCATCCCGAGGTTGAGGAACTTCGAGAGGGTCGTCGGCAGATCGAACATGGGCCCCTGGACGCTTAATTGGTGAATATCGCTGCTGATGACGTCGGGAAGGACCCCCTGGTCGATCAGGCGCTCGGTCACCTCGTAGCTGAACGAACCCGCACCGTGCCCGATGTCGAGGATGAGCCCGCGATCGTGCAGCACCTTGACGTCGGTGCGGAGGTTGCCGTCCGGCGCGACGATCCTGTGGGTGCCGCCGGTGAAGCAGTGGGTGAGGATATCCCCCGGACGCAGCAACTCTACGATCTCCGCAATCGTCGGGGGGCCGCTGCTGATGTGGACCATCAGCGGGAGCTCAACGCGGTCGGCCAGGTCGCGGGCGCGCTGAAGGGCGCGGATGCCGGTCCCCCGTGTGGTGCGGTGATCGATCCGGGCCTTGACGCCGAGGATCAGGTCGCGGTTGGCGTCAACGATCTTCACCGCCAGATCGACATCGCAATAGTCCAGGTTGGCAAACTCCCACGTGGGGGCGATCAAGCCGATCGATGAGAGGTTCAGGAAGGCGCGAATCCGGGCGCGGCTGGGTTCGATGATGTACCGGCGAAACCCGGGGAAACTGTAGGCCCCCGCGCTCCCCACGTCGATCCAGGTCGTGACCCCGCTGCGGGCGGCCACCGGATCGGCCTCGATCCCCCAATATGTCCCGCCCCAGTAGACGTGGGTGTGCAGATCGACCAACCCCGGTGTCACGATCTGTCCCCCAGCGTCGACGACCCGCACCCCCCGCGCCCGATCAAGCGTCCGCTCGATGGCGGCGACCCGCCCCCCGGCGATCCCGACATCGTATCGGCCCTCGATACCGGCCGCGGGATCGAGCACCTCCCCGCCGACCACAATCGAATCGAACCGCCCATCCCCACCGCCCGCCGCCTGCGGCCCCATCGCTCCCCCCTCTGCCCGCGTCCGATGTCATTCAGAGTTAGGACCACGGCCGGCGCGTTCCTGCTTCGGGCACGACTCGGCGGGAGGAGAGGAAGAGGAGATCGCGGGGAACTGCGGCAAGAAAGAGCCACAGTGCGAATCGCGAAACCCCCCTTTCATCTCGTCAGGGCCCTGCTGCGCAGAGCATCCCGACGCCGCCTCCCCGCAGGGTTCTCCGCTTCGCAGGTGGTGCGCGGCCGCACCTGGGCGTGCACGGATCTGGGGGCGTTCTCACGCCCGCTCCCGAATCTCGGCGGCGTAGAAGGGGTCGTGATCATGGAGGATCGTGACCCCGAGTTCTACCTGTCCTTCCAGGACTATGCTCCCGGGGCGGTAACCCGCCTCAACCGCCACGGCCCACTCCGCGCGTGGTCAACCCAGCAGGACCTCAAGGAGTTGGTCGCCGGGCTTAACGCGCAAGGATTGAAGGTGGCGATTGGATTTTGGAGCTACGGGGGGTGGTGGCTGCACCGAAAGCCCCGATGGCTGCGGGAGCATCCGGAGTTGCGGCGGCCGCCGTTGAGCAGCCACCTCTATCCCTTCGTGCGGCTCCATCGTGAAGGGATCGAGTATGCGGAGTATATCGCCCGGCAATACGAACGGTTGCACACGGCGTTCGGATTCGACGGGCTGATGCTGGGGGACGGCCTGTGCGGATTCGGCAGCATATGGGATCCCGACCTGTACCGGGACAAAGCCCCCACCATCCCGCAGTGGACCCGACTCTACGCCACCATCGCCGGCACGGTTCACCGCACCGGCGGGACGCTGCTGGCGTACGATCAGATGGGGTTTCCCTATACCGAGGCGCGGGAACACGGCGTCGACTATCGGGACCTGGCCGGCGCCGGCCTCGACGTCCTTGTCTACCAATCGTATCCGCAGGCGTGGGCGGGATTCTGGCTCGATGAATATCCCAACCGGTTCGACCTGCGCGCCTCGGTGAACAACCTCAAGACGATCACGGCCAGCCTGGAGGGCACGACCGCCAAGGTATTCTATACGGTGGAACTCGGTGATGCCGTGGAGCGGTGGCAGGCCGATCCCGAAAGGACCCTCGCGCAGATGGACGCGCTCGACCCTTTAGCGGCGGGGCGCTTCCTCGTCTGGGCGAACGACACCTTCGCGCGGCACCCGCAGCCGGTAGGAGGATCGCGCTGATTGGAACCGCGCCTCCGTTGTATGGTGCACCACTTCCCGGGAGTGTCAAATCATCGGCACATTCGGGATCGCGTGGGGCGTCGCCCCCGCGCGTGGCTTGACCGGGAAACGATCCTCCCTATCCTCCCGCGGACCTGCCTGCGGCTCGCACGGTGTCCATCAGCGCGGCAACTCGACGCAAATGGGGCACGGCTCCGGTGCGACCCCCCCCGCTGGCCACCGCGTCCACGACCTCCTGGATCATGAACAGCACGGGATCGTCCACCCAAGGGAGGAGCGCGGCATCGCTCGTGAGAAGGCCGAGGGCCGCCGCGTAGGGCTCGAGGCGTACAGCCTGCCGCGACCCGATGATCTCAAGCTCGACCTCCCCCACAGCAAGTGAGGGCACGGACGCGGGCAGGCACCGCGAGAGCTCGATCGTGGCGATCAGGTCATCTTCGAACCGAATGATGCTGACCGCGGTATCGTCGACCCCGGCTTCGAAGAGCGCACCGGACCAGGCGTGAACGCGCCGCACCCGGGCGGGTGTCGCGGTCAGGAGCACGTCGAAGACCTCCCACGCCGCCTCCTCCAGCACCGCGCGCCGCGGGTGCGCGCGATCGTCGCGTGGAAGGCGAACGGCCGCGTAGGCGGAGTGTAGCGTCCCCAACGCGCCGTCGGCGACCAGCCGCAGCGCGGTCCGGCCGGCATGGGTGTGGCGCAGGGCCCCCCCTGAAATGAGCGCCGCGTGGCCCCGCCCCTCGGCGGCGGCCAGGCGGTCGAGGTCGTCCGCCCGGGTCGCGGCGGGGACGGGGCAGAGCACGACCTTCCCCGCCGCAAGCGCCGCTTCCACGGCCCTCCCTTTTTCGGGATCGCTGCTCAGGACGAGCACCGCCGGGAGTGACGGATCGCGGGCCAGCGTCTGCCAGTCCGGGGACCACTCGGCCCCCACCCCATCGGCCAAGGTGTTCGCGCCATCGCGATCTTGACCGCATGGGCTTGGGGACCAACGGGCGATCCGCGCCCCGGAGAGCGGGGCGTCGTGCCCGGCGACCGCACGGGCGTGGCGGTCGGCGCCGATGACCCCCAGCGGGATCGGCGCGTTCATGCCCGGCCCCCCGCGGCGTCCGCCCCGGGCTGCGGCGTGAGCCGCACGACGTGGCCTGTGTGGGCCGACTCCGCCGCGGCGAGCGCCAGCCGCAGGGCGGCGCGCGCTTCCTCGGGCGGCATCGGCACGGGACGGTCCTGTTGCACCGCGTCCACAAAGCCCGTCCACTCGCGCGCGTACGCCGTCAGGTTGTGCAGGAGAACCCGGCCGCTTTCCGGATGGTCGGCGCCTTCATCGCGGTAGCGCGTCAGGCTGACAAGATCATGGTCCCTGGCGCGGACGGCGCCGTGCGTGCCGTAGATTTCGCACTGGTGGAACGCCGGGTACCCGGGGGGCAGGCAGTTGCTGATTTCCGTGGAACCGATGGCCCCGCTCGCAAAGCGGACCGTGTACGTGATGAAATCCGGCACCCCCCGGTTTCCCTCCACCGTCACCTTATGCTCCGCGGCCACCCACACGGGTTCCGAGCCGGCGAACCAGCGGAGCAGATCCGCCTCGTGGATCCCGTTGGTCAACGCCGCCCCCACGGACATCGAGGGGTCACCCGTCCAATGCTCGGCCGTGTAGTACCCGCGGGACACTCCCAGCGGCGGACGAGACCGACGCTCGTTCTCCCGGATCAGCCGGACGGTTCCGACCGCTCCCCGATCGATGGCTCCGCGGATCTCCATGTAGCGCCGGGTGAACCGGCGGCTGTGCCCGATCATCAGGTGCACCCCCGCGGCGCGGCACGCCGCGATCATCGCGTCGGCGTCGGCGAGCGAGGGCGCCATCGGCTTTTCGCACAGCACGTGCTTCCCCGCCGCGGCGGCGACCTCCGTCCACTGGCGGTGTGAGGCCTCCGGCGTCGCGATCATCACCACGTCGAGATCGCGGCGCCGGACGAGCTCGTGCCCGTCGGTGTAGACCGCGGCCGACCACGGCGCCGCGGCCGCTCGTGCCGCCGCTTCGTTCAGGTCGGCCGCCGCGACCAGGCGCACCCGGTCGCTCAAGGTGTACATCGCCGGCAGGTGCGCCGTCTGGGCGATACTGCCGCAGCCGATCAGCCCCACCCGCAGCGCGGCCATTCGTCCTCGCCTACCATCCGAGCGCATAATTGCGCTCGCCGCGCGAACTCGCCGCGCCCTCGATCACCTTCCGGTCCGGATCGTATGCCACCGCGGTGGTGTAGTTGAGGCTCCAGGGGTCCACGACCTTGACGAGATGACCGCGCCGCCGGAGCTCCTCGACCACCGCGGCGGAGACACGACCCTCGAGGACCACCTCCCGCGGCCGCGCCTCCCTCGGGTAAAACGAGCTCGGCGCGTGCCCGGTGTGAAAGCTGGGGGCGTCGATCGCATCCTGCAGGTCCATCCCGAAGTCCACGACGTTCAGGAAGAACTGCAGGCTCCATTGATCCTGCTGATCGCCGCCCGGGGTGCCGAAGACCAGATAGGGCCGCCCCTCCTTCATCACCAGCGATGGGGAGAGCGTCGTCCGAGGACGCTTCCGCGGCCGCAGCGCCGCCGGGTGGTCGGGGTCGTTGAGCCAAAACATCTGCCCCCGGGTCCCCAGGCAAAACCCCAGCCCGGGGATGATCGGCGAACTGCGAAACCACCCGCCGCTTGGCGTGGCGGAGAACATGTTCCCCTCCGCATCCACAGCTCGGGTGCCGGTGGTCCCCCCCTGCCAGGCACGCCCCCGGACGGGCGAGGCGTCCGCTTCCCTCTCGCTTCCCTGAAAGGGGTACGGATCACCCGGGCGCAGCTCCGGTGACGCGGTGTGCGGATCGATGAGCGCGCGCCGTGCGTCCGCGTACGGCGTGGAGAGCAAACCCCGTAACGGGACATCGACGAACTCGGGATCGCCGTAGTACCGCTCGCGGTCGGCCAGCGCCAGCTTGGCCACCTCGGTCAGGGTGTGGATGTAATCCGCGGAGTTGTGGCCGAGCCGGCGCAGGTCGATGCCGTCGAGCAGGGTGAGCTGCTGCAGAAAGACGGGCCCCTGGGACCACGGCCCGCACTTGTGGACATCGCATCCGCGATAGCGCACCCGAACCGGGCTCTCGATTCTGGTGTCGAAGGTCGCGAAGTCCTCCTCGGTCAACAGCCCGGAGGAGACCACGCCGTTGGCGTCCCGCACCGACGTGTCGCGCTGAAAGGCCACGATCTCACGCCCGATCGGTCCACGATAGAAACAATCTCGCGCGGCCGCAAGGGCCGCGCTCCGGCCGCGCGACGTGGCGCCCCGCTCGGCCTCGACGAGGCGCTCGAACGTCCGGGCGAGATCCGGGTTCCGCCAAGTGTCCCCCACCCCCGGGGGCTTCCCCCCCGGCAGGAACAGGGCCGCCGAAGTCGGCCACTCCGCCCGAAATCTCCCGGCGCACTGTTCGATGGAGCGGAGCATCCCCTCGTACATCGGGAACCCGCCGGCGGCCAGCTCGATCGCGGGTGCCAGCACCTGTTCCAAGGTCAGGGTGCCGTACCGGTGGAGCGCGGTGATCAGCGCATCGGGGACGGCGCAGACCCCGGCCGGGAGGAACCCGTCACCCGGGATCAACGTGATGCCCCGCCCGCGGAACCACTCGATCGTCGCCGCGGCCGGGGCCCGCATGTTGCCGTTGATCGCGACGACCCGACGGTCGCGCGCGGTATACATCAGGATGGGAGCTTCCCCCCCGAACCCGAAGCTTTGGAATTCCAGGACCGACTGCGCGAACACCATCGCCACCCCGGCATCGACCGCGTTGCCGCCGAGCAGGTGCATGCGCATGCCCGCCAGGCTCGCCAGGTAGTGCCCGCACGAAACCACGAGGGACCGACCCCGGATGACCGGACGGGTGGCGCTTAGGGTAAACTGCCAGTCGTGGTAGGCGGTGTTGACGCTCATCTCCGCCCGGCGCAGCGCCGGACGCTCGTGCTGCCTGCACCGGCTCCATCTCGAGGCCTCATCGCGATCCCCCCCTGATCCATCCTGCCCGCAGGATTTCATGGACCACGCGGAGTCTCCTCCCACCCCCGCCTGGTGCTGCCGCCGACCTTCACCGTATACTGAATTGGGAACGAATCGACGCCGTGACCGGAGATCGGAGCGCGATAGCATCCCCCGCTGGGGTGACCCCGCGTGAGCCGTCCAGCCTGCGCGTGCTCACGCTGACGACGCTGCAGCAGGCCGGACTGACGTCCATTCGCTTCGGCCTCCCGATCCTGGCGCCGTACTGGCGAGACGCGTTCCACCTCTCGCTGGCACGGGTCGGTGTGCTGTTGGGCGCCTTCGATCTCGGCGCGCTGCTGCTGTTCATCCCGATCGGTCTCCTGACCGATCGGTGGGGCGGTGCGGGCGTCCTCGGCGCGGGCGCGCTCTTCACTGCCGCGATGACGGCCGTGACCACCCGGGCTAACGGATATTGGCCGCTCGCGCTGCTGCTCGCGATCGCCGGGCTGGGATGCGGCAGCGGACAGACGGCGGGGACGCGTACGTCGTGGGATGGGTGGCCCTGGCCGCCGTCATGGCCTGGGCCCTCGCGGCGACCGCGCGAATCCCCGAACCAGCGGCGAGAACCCGCGGAGTGTCCAGCGCCCCCCACCGCGTCCGATGAATCCGCGTCCGCTCGCCCGACCCGCCACTGCTTAAACGGCGCGCGCGGCGGGGCGTTCAGTACGTGGCGTTGCGGCCCCCGTCGACCACCAGGTCTTGTCCCGTGACGAACTCGCTTAGGATCAAGCCCATCACCGCCTGGGCGACGTGCTCCGGGTTGGCACAGGCGCCGAGCGGCGTTTGTGCGGCGGACTCCGCCTCGATGGCCTGCGCGAACGCCTCGCCCCTCGCCATCCGCGCCCAGCGCGTCACCACCTGTCCCGGTGAGACCGAGTTGACGCGCACCTCCGGGGCCAGCGCGATGGCCAGCCCGCGGGTCAGCTGGATCAGCGCCGCCTTCGACACACCGTAGGGCAGCGAGGA comes from the bacterium genome and includes:
- a CDS encoding thiamine pyrophosphate-requiring protein: MGRWPGGDRTDAGRARRAARAGRRRRRRKMKAAAAVAEILKREGVEFLIGYPVNPIIEAAAAADIRTIIVRQERTGLHMADAVSRTSSGRRIGVFAMQHGPGAENSFGGVAQAYGDSVPIVVLPAGYPRRLTNIPPNFNAALNYRHVTKWAEQVVLPGEVPAAMRRAFTQVRNGRPRPALVEIPSDVLTEEVPEPLVYRPALASRTAPDPKAVERVADVLVGARRPVLYAGQGVHYARAWGSLRELAEWLGVPVTTSLEGKSAFPETHPLSLGSGGRSIPKPVHLFLESSDVILGIGCSFATTNYGVAMPSGKVIIHATLDPADINKDIPVDHILLGDAGLTLEALLAAVKDRVRAARREEAAHTAKEIAGVRADWLEQWMPKLTSEATPLSPYRVIWDLLHTVDVANTIITHDAGSPRDQLSPFWQATTPLSYIGWGKTTQLGYGLGLAMGAKLESPEKLCLNVWGDAAIGFTGMDFETAVRERIPILSVLLNNSSMAIELPVMKVATQKYRSTDISGNYAALAQALGGYGERVTEPGAIIPAIKRAVGKTRQGTPALLEFITAKEIEFSIFK
- a CDS encoding Gfo/Idh/MocA family oxidoreductase produces the protein MAALRVGLIGCGSIAQTAHLPAMYTLSDRVRLVAAADLNEAAARAAAAPWSAAVYTDGHELVRRRDLDVVMIATPEASHRQWTEVAAAAGKHVLCEKPMAPSLADADAMIAACRAAGVHLMIGHSRRFTRRYMEIRGAIDRGAVGTVRLIRENERRSRPPLGVSRGYYTAEHWTGDPSMSVGAALTNGIHEADLLRWFAGSEPVWVAAEHKVTVEGNRGVPDFITYTVRFASGAIGSTEISNCLPPGYPAFHQCEIYGTHGAVRARDHDLVSLTRYRDEGADHPESGRVLLHNLTAYAREWTGFVDAVQQDRPVPMPPEEARAALRLALAAAESAHTGHVVRLTPQPGADAAGGRA
- a CDS encoding MFS transporter gives rise to the protein MTGDRSAIASPAGVTPREPSSLRVLTLTTLQQAGLTSIRFGLPILAPYWRDAFHLSLARVGVLLGAFDLGALLLFIPIGLLTDRWGGAGVLGAGALFTAAMTAVTTRANGYWPLALLLAIAGLGCGSGQTAGTRTSWDGWPWPPSWPGPSRRPRESPNQRREPAECPAPPTASDESASARPTRHCLNGARGGAFSTWRCGPRRPPGLVP
- a CDS encoding carboxymuconolactone decarboxylase family protein; translated protein: MSRITPPNASTLPADMRELLVQETARYGTPLHTTQVWTRRPALQRAYREWSQAMRDAPLIPPALRYLVYVRVATINGCPF
- a CDS encoding Gfo/Idh/MocA family oxidoreductase — protein: MNAPIPLGVIGADRHARAVAGHDAPLSGARIARWSPSPCGQDRDGANTLADGVGAEWSPDWQTLARDPSLPAVLVLSSDPEKGRAVEAALAAGKVVLCPVPAATRADDLDRLAAAEGRGHAALISGGALRHTHAGRTALRLVADGALGTLHSAYAAVRLPRDDRAHPRRAVLEEAAWEVFDVLLTATPARVRRVHAWSGALFEAGVDDTAVSIIRFEDDLIATIELSRCLPASVPSLAVGEVELEIIGSRQAVRLEPYAAALGLLTSDAALLPWVDDPVLFMIQEVVDAVASGGGRTGAVPHLRRVAALMDTVRAAGRSAGG
- a CDS encoding gamma-glutamyltransferase family protein produces the protein MSVNTAYHDWQFTLSATRPVIRGRSLVVSCGHYLASLAGMRMHLLGGNAVDAGVAMVFAQSVLEFQSFGFGGEAPILMYTARDRRVVAINGNMRAPAAATIEWFRGRGITLIPGDGFLPAGVCAVPDALITALHRYGTLTLEQVLAPAIELAAGGFPMYEGMLRSIEQCAGRFRAEWPTSAALFLPGGKPPGVGDTWRNPDLARTFERLVEAERGATSRGRSAALAAARDCFYRGPIGREIVAFQRDTSVRDANGVVSSGLLTEEDFATFDTRIESPVRVRYRGCDVHKCGPWSQGPVFLQQLTLLDGIDLRRLGHNSADYIHTLTEVAKLALADRERYYGDPEFVDVPLRGLLSTPYADARRALIDPHTASPELRPGDPYPFQGSEREADASPVRGRAWQGGTTGTRAVDAEGNMFSATPSGGWFRSSPIIPGLGFCLGTRGQMFWLNDPDHPAALRPRKRPRTTLSPSLVMKEGRPYLVFGTPGGDQQDQWSLQFFLNVVDFGMDLQDAIDAPSFHTGHAPSSFYPREARPREVVLEGRVSAAVVEELRRRGHLVKVVDPWSLNYTTAVAYDPDRKVIEGAASSRGERNYALGW
- a CDS encoding amidohydrolase/deacetylase family metallohydrolase translates to MGPQAAGGGDGRFDSIVVGGEVLDPAAGIEGRYDVGIAGGRVAAIERTLDRARGVRVVDAGGQIVTPGLVDLHTHVYWGGTYWGIEADPVAARSGVTTWIDVGSAGAYSFPGFRRYIIEPSRARIRAFLNLSSIGLIAPTWEFANLDYCDVDLAVKIVDANRDLILGVKARIDHRTTRGTGIRALQRARDLADRVELPLMVHISSGPPTIAEIVELLRPGDILTHCFTGGTHRIVAPDGNLRTDVKVLHDRGLILDIGHGAGSFSYEVTERLIDQGVLPDVISSDIHQLSVQGPMFDLPTTLSKFLNLGMSLHDVIERATSRPAAAVRRPELGTLRPGSQADLALFRLEEGEYVFYDVAMQRRTGTRRLVNTLTLMAGEPLPRAVERPPHVWAVLPDHQRPILQR